In Argiope bruennichi chromosome X1, qqArgBrue1.1, whole genome shotgun sequence, a single window of DNA contains:
- the LOC129959011 gene encoding putative autophagy-related protein 11 isoform X2 translates to MGSDYVMSLSEAVSQASGLLSSGIKSVLDVGNTVCIQMPKRAIVLCFTIQKEIFMLPFRCLNKGYEAIKPPFRLVHRIYKALIREDPSPAELLTGEKNPSATKIIASSRQLRCSVMKAINKENNYRSRLSSYQRQLEKWKLENEKRTEEIHKITLEEKELMKAVASALRYIKSLKVKREKLNDCFSKNVTNMINSGDISEEKLHVMQKELKNIDAIINDKKNVCLNLLAQGRAPSDDFLGGLTPSKVQKRTSVKFDVSHIPVQTEPVQKVLSLLMDENMYLKTRLSTTHDKLEDILKLSESINREVVVLSEKFTQMAAVNNEMTDLQQKLDREREMLKDVEADRDQMRYKLETLASIIREEEEFLASTESSVEDGSFVSFAEDLDEVSTV, encoded by the exons ATGGGGTCCGACTATGTTATGTCTCTCTCCGAGGCG GTAAGCCAAGCTTCTGGATTACTGTCTTCCGGTATCAAGAGTGTACTTGACGTGGGAAATACAGTATGCATTCAGATGCCAAAACGAGCAATAGTGCTTTGTTTTACCAtccagaaagaaatttttatgctgCCTTTCCGCTGTCTCAATAAAGGCTACGAAGCTATAAAGCCACCATTTCGTTTAGTGCATCGCATATACAAAGCGCTTATCAGAGAAGACCCGTCACCTGCTGAACTTCTAACTGGCGAGAAAAATCCATCTGCTACTAAAATTATTGCCTCATCTCGACAGCTTAGATGTTCAGTAATGAAAGCaatcaacaaagaaaacaattacaGGTCTCGGCTGTCTTCGTACCAAAGACAGCTTGAGAAATGGAAATTGGAAAATGAAAAGAGAACAGAAGAAATCCACAAGATAACCCtcgaagaaaaagaattaatgaaagcTGTAGCCTCTGCCCTTAGATACATAAAATCTTTGAAGGTAAAACGAGAAAAGTTAAACGATTGCTTCTCTAAAAATGTTACCAATATGATTAACAGTGGTGACATATCGGAAGAAAAGTTGCATGTTATGCAAAAGGAACTGAAAAATATTGATGCCAttataaatgataagaaaaatgtttGCCTTAATTTGCTGGCCCAAGGACGTGCTCCATCTGATGATTTTTTGGGAGGTTTGACACCTTCCAAAGTTCAAAAGCGCACTTCCGTCAAATTCGATGTTTCTCATATTCCAGTACAAACTGAGCCAGTTCAGAAGGTTTTGTCTCTTTTGATGGACGAAAATATGTACTTAAAGACTCGACTTTCAACCACACATGATAAACTTGAAGACATTTTGAAACTTTCTGAAAGCATTAACAGAGAGGTTGTTGTTTTGAGCGAAAAATTCACCCAAATGGCTGCTGTGAATAATGAAATGACTGACCTTCAACAAAAACTTGATCGTGAACGAGAAATGCTAAAAGACGTTGAAGCAGACAGAGATCAAATGCGATATAAACTTGAGACCTTAGCGTCCATCATCAGAGAAGAGGAAGAATTCTTGGCTTCCACGGAATCGAGCGTTGAAGATGGAAGTTTCGTGTCTTTTGCGGAGGATTTAGATGAAGTGTCCACTGTATAA
- the LOC129959011 gene encoding putative autophagy-related protein 11 isoform X3, translating into MLKVSQASGLLSSGIKSVLDVGNTVCIQMPKRAIVLCFTIQKEIFMLPFRCLNKGYEAIKPPFRLVHRIYKALIREDPSPAELLTGEKNPSATKIIASSRQLRCSVMKAINKENNYRSRLSSYQRQLEKWKLENEKRTEEIHKITLEEKELMKAVASALRYIKSLKVKREKLNDCFSKNVTNMINSGDISEEKLHVMQKELKNIDAIINDKKNVCLNLLAQGRAPSDDFLGGLTPSKVQKRTSVKFDVSHIPVQTEPVQKVLSLLMDENMYLKTRLSTTHDKLEDILKLSESINREVVVLSEKFTQMAAVNNEMTDLQQKLDREREMLKDVEADRDQMRYKLETLASIIREEEEFLASTESSVEDGSFVSFAEDLDEVSTV; encoded by the exons ATGCTTAAA GTAAGCCAAGCTTCTGGATTACTGTCTTCCGGTATCAAGAGTGTACTTGACGTGGGAAATACAGTATGCATTCAGATGCCAAAACGAGCAATAGTGCTTTGTTTTACCAtccagaaagaaatttttatgctgCCTTTCCGCTGTCTCAATAAAGGCTACGAAGCTATAAAGCCACCATTTCGTTTAGTGCATCGCATATACAAAGCGCTTATCAGAGAAGACCCGTCACCTGCTGAACTTCTAACTGGCGAGAAAAATCCATCTGCTACTAAAATTATTGCCTCATCTCGACAGCTTAGATGTTCAGTAATGAAAGCaatcaacaaagaaaacaattacaGGTCTCGGCTGTCTTCGTACCAAAGACAGCTTGAGAAATGGAAATTGGAAAATGAAAAGAGAACAGAAGAAATCCACAAGATAACCCtcgaagaaaaagaattaatgaaagcTGTAGCCTCTGCCCTTAGATACATAAAATCTTTGAAGGTAAAACGAGAAAAGTTAAACGATTGCTTCTCTAAAAATGTTACCAATATGATTAACAGTGGTGACATATCGGAAGAAAAGTTGCATGTTATGCAAAAGGAACTGAAAAATATTGATGCCAttataaatgataagaaaaatgtttGCCTTAATTTGCTGGCCCAAGGACGTGCTCCATCTGATGATTTTTTGGGAGGTTTGACACCTTCCAAAGTTCAAAAGCGCACTTCCGTCAAATTCGATGTTTCTCATATTCCAGTACAAACTGAGCCAGTTCAGAAGGTTTTGTCTCTTTTGATGGACGAAAATATGTACTTAAAGACTCGACTTTCAACCACACATGATAAACTTGAAGACATTTTGAAACTTTCTGAAAGCATTAACAGAGAGGTTGTTGTTTTGAGCGAAAAATTCACCCAAATGGCTGCTGTGAATAATGAAATGACTGACCTTCAACAAAAACTTGATCGTGAACGAGAAATGCTAAAAGACGTTGAAGCAGACAGAGATCAAATGCGATATAAACTTGAGACCTTAGCGTCCATCATCAGAGAAGAGGAAGAATTCTTGGCTTCCACGGAATCGAGCGTTGAAGATGGAAGTTTCGTGTCTTTTGCGGAGGATTTAGATGAAGTGTCCACTGTATAA
- the LOC129959011 gene encoding putative autophagy-related protein 11 isoform X1 has protein sequence MLLWMFPSAGVFLNGCIKMQLRFRKMLKVQKIVLHVNVVSQASGLLSSGIKSVLDVGNTVCIQMPKRAIVLCFTIQKEIFMLPFRCLNKGYEAIKPPFRLVHRIYKALIREDPSPAELLTGEKNPSATKIIASSRQLRCSVMKAINKENNYRSRLSSYQRQLEKWKLENEKRTEEIHKITLEEKELMKAVASALRYIKSLKVKREKLNDCFSKNVTNMINSGDISEEKLHVMQKELKNIDAIINDKKNVCLNLLAQGRAPSDDFLGGLTPSKVQKRTSVKFDVSHIPVQTEPVQKVLSLLMDENMYLKTRLSTTHDKLEDILKLSESINREVVVLSEKFTQMAAVNNEMTDLQQKLDREREMLKDVEADRDQMRYKLETLASIIREEEEFLASTESSVEDGSFVSFAEDLDEVSTV, from the exons ATGTTACTGTGGATGTTTCCGAGTGCTGGGGTCTTCTTGAACGGGTGTATCAAAATGCAGCTTCGCTTTAGAAAAATGCTGAAAGTGCAAAAAATAGTGCTTCACGTTAATGTG GTAAGCCAAGCTTCTGGATTACTGTCTTCCGGTATCAAGAGTGTACTTGACGTGGGAAATACAGTATGCATTCAGATGCCAAAACGAGCAATAGTGCTTTGTTTTACCAtccagaaagaaatttttatgctgCCTTTCCGCTGTCTCAATAAAGGCTACGAAGCTATAAAGCCACCATTTCGTTTAGTGCATCGCATATACAAAGCGCTTATCAGAGAAGACCCGTCACCTGCTGAACTTCTAACTGGCGAGAAAAATCCATCTGCTACTAAAATTATTGCCTCATCTCGACAGCTTAGATGTTCAGTAATGAAAGCaatcaacaaagaaaacaattacaGGTCTCGGCTGTCTTCGTACCAAAGACAGCTTGAGAAATGGAAATTGGAAAATGAAAAGAGAACAGAAGAAATCCACAAGATAACCCtcgaagaaaaagaattaatgaaagcTGTAGCCTCTGCCCTTAGATACATAAAATCTTTGAAGGTAAAACGAGAAAAGTTAAACGATTGCTTCTCTAAAAATGTTACCAATATGATTAACAGTGGTGACATATCGGAAGAAAAGTTGCATGTTATGCAAAAGGAACTGAAAAATATTGATGCCAttataaatgataagaaaaatgtttGCCTTAATTTGCTGGCCCAAGGACGTGCTCCATCTGATGATTTTTTGGGAGGTTTGACACCTTCCAAAGTTCAAAAGCGCACTTCCGTCAAATTCGATGTTTCTCATATTCCAGTACAAACTGAGCCAGTTCAGAAGGTTTTGTCTCTTTTGATGGACGAAAATATGTACTTAAAGACTCGACTTTCAACCACACATGATAAACTTGAAGACATTTTGAAACTTTCTGAAAGCATTAACAGAGAGGTTGTTGTTTTGAGCGAAAAATTCACCCAAATGGCTGCTGTGAATAATGAAATGACTGACCTTCAACAAAAACTTGATCGTGAACGAGAAATGCTAAAAGACGTTGAAGCAGACAGAGATCAAATGCGATATAAACTTGAGACCTTAGCGTCCATCATCAGAGAAGAGGAAGAATTCTTGGCTTCCACGGAATCGAGCGTTGAAGATGGAAGTTTCGTGTCTTTTGCGGAGGATTTAGATGAAGTGTCCACTGTATAA